One Homalodisca vitripennis isolate AUS2020 unplaced genomic scaffold, UT_GWSS_2.1 ScUCBcl_1069;HRSCAF=4232, whole genome shotgun sequence genomic window carries:
- the LOC124371194 gene encoding sex-determining region Y protein-like — protein sequence MHNQSVEKSVFMHYQSVEKSMFMHHQSVEKSMFMHHQSVEKSLLMHHQSVEKSMFMHHQSVEKSMFMHHQSVEKSMFMHHQSVEKSMFMHHQSVEKSLLMHHQSVEKSMFMHHQSVEKSMFMHHQSVEKQ from the coding sequence ATGCACAATCAGTCTGTGGAGAAATCAGTGTTCATGCACTATCAGTCTGTGGAGAAATCAATGTTCATGCACCATCAGTCTGTGGAGAAATCAATGTTCATGCACCATCAGTCTGTGGAGAAATCATTGTTAATGCACCATCAGTCTGTGGAGAAATCAATGTTCATGCACCATCAGTCTGTGGAGAAATCAATGTTCATGCACCATCAGTCTGTGGAGAAATCAATGTTCATGCACCATCAGTCTGTGGAGAAATCAATGTTCATGCACCATCAGTCTGTGGAGAAATCATTGTTAATGCACCATCAGTCTGTGGAGAAATCAATGTTCATGCACCATCAGTCTGTGGAGAAATCAATGTTCATGCACCATCAGTCTGTGGAGAAACAAT